From the genome of Paracidovorax avenae:
AAGGCCGCTGCTGCCAAGGCTCCGGCCAAGGCCCCCGCCAAGGCACCGGCGAAAACCGCCGCCGGCAAGTCGCCCGCAGCCAGGTCCGCGGCACCGAAGGTGAAGACCGTGGTCGTGAAGCCGGTGGCCCGCAAGCCCGCAGCCAAGTCCGCTGCCGCCAGGAAGGCGCCCTCGGCCCGTCCGGCCGCACCGCGCGCGGCCGCCGCTAAAAAAGCCCCGGCCCGCAAGAAGGCCGGCTGAGTGAGCAGGCAGGCGGGCATGCCGCCCGGGGTACGGCGCATGCGCCGGATTCCGGCAGGGTGCCCGCGGAGCATTGACCGATGAAACTGCTCATCGTGGCCGTGGGCCAGCGCGTACCCGATTGGGCGCAGACCGCCTACGACGACTATGCCAAGCGGTTCCCACCCGAACTGAAGGTGGAGCTCAAGGCCGTCAAGACCGAGCCGCGCGGCTCCAAGACGCTGGAAACCCTCTACGCCGCCGAACGCGAGCGCATCGAGGCCGCCATCCCGCGCGGCACGCGCATCGTGGCGCTCGACGAGCGCGGCACCTCGCTCACCACCAAGGCCCTGGCCGCCCGCCTCAAGGACTGGCAGCTGGGCGGCGACGCTGTGGCGCTGGTCATCGGCGGCCCCGACGGGCTCGACCCGGCCTTCCGCCAGGCCGCGCACGAACGCATCCGCCTCTCAGACCTCACGCTGCCGCATGCGATGGTGCGGGTGCTGCTGATCGAGCAGCTTTACCGCGCGTGGTCCGTGAACGCGGGCCATCCCTACCACCGGGAATAGCCTCCGCGCAGCGGCGCCAGACCTGCATCGCATGCGTCTTTCCGCCGCAGGTTTCCCCCCCGGGCAGGTCGCCCTGCAGGACGAAGCCCGCATGCCGCAGCAGCGCCAGCGAAGCGGCATTGTCCGCATGCACGTGCGCATCCAGGTGCCGCAGCCCGAAACCCAGGAAGCAGCCGCGCAGCAGCGCCTCCAGCGCCTCGCGCATGAAGCCGTGCCGCTGGTGGGGGCGGGCGATCTCGTAGCCGACCTGCGCCGTCCGCTCCACCGGGTCCCAGCCCTTGAGCTGGCAGAGCCCTATCAGGCCCGGTGCATCGCGCCGCTCGATCGCCCAGCAGATGTCGGGCACGGGCTTGCGGCCGATCATCACCATCCAGGCGGCGAACACCTCGGCGGCCTCCAGGTCGGCCAGCGGCGCGTAGCCGATCCAGGTACCCGGCGCGCGGGCATCGCTCATCGCGAGCAGGGCGGGGGCGTCCTCGAGGACGACGGGGCGCAGGTGCAGGCGCTCGGTGTGGAAGCTGGGCAGGCCATCGGACATGCCCGGCATCTTCGCGCCGGCCGGCCGCGTGCCCGCGCGGCCATCCGATGCCATGCACCGCCGCGCGAAACAGCCCCGGCATCCGCTATCCTGCCGCCGTGAAACCGAACCCCTCTTCCTCATCCTCCGCCACCTCCGCCACGCAGGCTCCCGCGCCGTCCTTCGTGTACCTGGCCTCCCAGAGCCCGCGGCGCCGCCAGCTGCTCGACCAGATCGGCGTGCGGCACGTGCTGCTGTTGCCCAATGCCGATGGCGATGCCGTCGTGGAAGACGCCGAGGCCATCGAGGCGCCCCGGCCCGGCGAGGCGCCCGCGCGCTATGTCCAGCGCGTGACTGGCCTCAAGCTGGATGCGGCCGTGGCACGGCATGCGCGGCGCGGCCTGGAGCCCGCGCCCATCCTGTGCTCCGACACCACCGTGGCCCTGGGCCGCGACATCCTCGGCAAGCCCGACGACGAGGCGCATGCGCGGCAGATGCTCGCGCGCCTGTCCGGCAGCACCCACCGCGTGCTCACCGCCGTGGCCGTGCAGGTGCCGGGCGGCGCGCGCCATGCGGCGCTCTCGGTATCGCAGGTGCGCTTCGCGCCGATGACCACGGAGCAGATCGCGGCCTATGCCGCCAGCGGCGATCCGCTGGGCAAGGCCGGCGCCTACGGCATCCAGGGCCCCGCCGCCCGCTACGTGGAGCGCATCGCCGGCAGCTACACCGGCATCATGGGCCTGCCGCTGTTCGAGACAGCGCAGCTGCTGCGGCAGGCCGGCATGCCCGGCTGAAGGCGGCCGGGCCCGGCGCAACGGGGGCCGTTGAGGCATCATCGGTTCCCGAGCACCTCCTCCCATCCCGCCCGCCCCTCGACCCGCGCCGCCCGCCATGCAACAAGACATCCTCATCAATTGGTCCCCCCAGGAAACCCGCGTCGCCGTCGTCGAACACGGTGCCGTGCAGGAACTGCACGTGGAGCGCACGCTGGAGCAGGGGCTGGTGGGCAACGTCTACCTGGGCAAGGTCTCGCGCGTGCTGCCGGGCATGCAGTCCGCCTTCATCGACATCGGGCTGGAGCGCGCGGCCTTCCTGCACGTGGCCGACGTGTGGCACCGCCAGGAGGGCGGCGAGGCGCCCATGTTCGCGCGCAAGGGCGAGCCGCCGGTGCCCATCGAGAAGCAGGTGTTCGAGGGGCAGGCGCTCATGGTGCAGGTCATCAAGGACCCGATCGGCACCAAGGGCGCGCGGCTCTCCACCCAGATCAGCATCGCCGGGCGGCTGCTCGTCTTCCTGCCGCAGGACGACCACGTGGGCGTGTCGCAGAAGATCCCGGCCGCCGAGCGCGACGCGCTGCGCGCCCGCCTGCAGGCCCTGGTGGGCGACAAGGCCACGGGCGGAGGCGGCGGCTTCATCCTGCGCACCAATGGCGAGGATTCGTCCGATGCGGAACTGGCCGAGGACATCGCCTACCTGCGCAAGACCTGGGCGCGCATCAAGGAGGCCGCCATGCGCCAGCCGCCGGCCTCGCTGCTGCACCAGGACCTGAACCTGCTGCAGCGCGTGCTGCGCGACCTCGTGGGCGAGGAAACCGCCAGCATCCGCATCGACTCGCGCGAGCAGTTCGCCCTGCTGCAGGCCTTCGGCCGCGAGTTCACCCCGGCCGCCGTGCCCAAGCTGCAGCTGTACAAGGGCGAGCGGCCCATCTTCGACCTCTACGGCATCGACGAAGAGATCGCCCGCGCCCTGGGCCGGCGCGTGGATTTGAAATCCGGCGGCTACCTCATCGTGGACCAGACCGAGGCGCTCACCACCATCGACGTGAACACCGGCGGCTACGTGGGCGCGCGCAACTTCGACGACACCATCTTCAAGACCAACCTGGAAGCCGCCCAGGCCATCGCCCGCCAGCTGCGGCTGCGCAACCTGGGCGGCATCATCATCGCGGACTTCATCGACATGGCGCGCGAAGACCACCAGCACGCCGTGCTCGCCGAATTCCGCAAGCAGCTCGCGCGCGACCGCGTCAAGACCATGACCGGCGGCTTCTCGCAGCTCGGCCTCGTCGAGATGACACGCAAGCGCACCCGCGAGTCTCTCGCCCACATGCTCTGC
Proteins encoded in this window:
- the rlmH gene encoding 23S rRNA (pseudouridine(1915)-N(3))-methyltransferase RlmH, with the translated sequence MKLLIVAVGQRVPDWAQTAYDDYAKRFPPELKVELKAVKTEPRGSKTLETLYAAERERIEAAIPRGTRIVALDERGTSLTTKALAARLKDWQLGGDAVALVIGGPDGLDPAFRQAAHERIRLSDLTLPHAMVRVLLIEQLYRAWSVNAGHPYHRE
- the rng gene encoding ribonuclease G: MQQDILINWSPQETRVAVVEHGAVQELHVERTLEQGLVGNVYLGKVSRVLPGMQSAFIDIGLERAAFLHVADVWHRQEGGEAPMFARKGEPPVPIEKQVFEGQALMVQVIKDPIGTKGARLSTQISIAGRLLVFLPQDDHVGVSQKIPAAERDALRARLQALVGDKATGGGGGFILRTNGEDSSDAELAEDIAYLRKTWARIKEAAMRQPPASLLHQDLNLLQRVLRDLVGEETASIRIDSREQFALLQAFGREFTPAAVPKLQLYKGERPIFDLYGIDEEIARALGRRVDLKSGGYLIVDQTEALTTIDVNTGGYVGARNFDDTIFKTNLEAAQAIARQLRLRNLGGIIIADFIDMAREDHQHAVLAEFRKQLARDRVKTMTGGFSQLGLVEMTRKRTRESLAHMLCEPCAHCQGKGSVKTARSVCYDILREILREARQFNPREFRVVASAKVVELFLDEESQHLAGLSDFIGKPISLQAESGLGQEQYDIVLL
- a CDS encoding nucleoside triphosphate pyrophosphatase — protein: MPCTAARNSPGIRYPAAVKPNPSSSSSATSATQAPAPSFVYLASQSPRRRQLLDQIGVRHVLLLPNADGDAVVEDAEAIEAPRPGEAPARYVQRVTGLKLDAAVARHARRGLEPAPILCSDTTVALGRDILGKPDDEAHARQMLARLSGSTHRVLTAVAVQVPGGARHAALSVSQVRFAPMTTEQIAAYAASGDPLGKAGAYGIQGPAARYVERIAGSYTGIMGLPLFETAQLLRQAGMPG
- a CDS encoding GNAT family N-acetyltransferase, which gives rise to MSDGLPSFHTERLHLRPVVLEDAPALLAMSDARAPGTWIGYAPLADLEAAEVFAAWMVMIGRKPVPDICWAIERRDAPGLIGLCQLKGWDPVERTAQVGYEIARPHQRHGFMREALEALLRGCFLGFGLRHLDAHVHADNAASLALLRHAGFVLQGDLPGGETCGGKTHAMQVWRRCAEAIPGGRDGPRSRTTRGKAARSAAPAPSHAAA